In the Apteryx mantelli isolate bAptMan1 chromosome 1, bAptMan1.hap1, whole genome shotgun sequence genome, one interval contains:
- the PHETA2 gene encoding sesquipedalian-2, whose amino-acid sequence MKLNERSVAHYATCDSPADHAGFLRKRVERHHHHAHHTTSYQRRWFVLKGNLLFYFEERESREPMGLVVLEGCTVELCEAAEEFAFAIRFDDAGAKAYVLVADGQAAMEAWVKALSRASFDYMRLVVRELEKQLEEACKSLAACRKSPRRSSSGRKRHLSNPALLPVQEKPAVLENGYCTWGSSSVPGGTSCPDRDGGYSKPPPLPPRRRSAAGSAAGSPVPSLSLALQESPVSPETACFSKLHNWYGQEIAVLRREWLERQQRGNL is encoded by the coding sequence ATGAAGCTGAATGAGCGAAGCGTGGCGCACTATGCCACCTGTGACTCGCCTGCTGACCACGCTGGTTTCCTCCGCAAGCGCGTGGAGCGGCACCACCACCATGCCCACCACACCACCTCTTACCAGCGCCGCTGGTTCGTCCTCAaaggaaacctcctcttctattTTGAGGAACGGGAAAGCCGGGAGCCCATGGGCCTGGTGGTGCTGGAGGGCTGTACCGTGGAGCTGTGTGAGGCTGCTGAGGAGTTTGCCTTTGCCATCCGCTTTGATGACGCGGGTGCCAAGGCCTACGTGCTGGTGGCCGACGGGCAGGCTGCCATGGAGGCCTGGGTGAAGGCACTTTCACGGGCCAGCTTTGATTACATGCGGCTGGTGGTGAGGGAGCTAGAGAAGCAGCTGGAGGAGGCCTGCAAGAGCTTGGCTGCTTGCCGCAAGTCACCCAGGAGGTCATCCTCAGGCAGGAAGAGGCACCTCTCCAATCCCGCCTTGCTGCCTGTCCAGGAGAAGCCCGCCGTTTTGGAGAATGGTTACTGCACGTGGGGTAGCAGCAGTGTCCCTGGGGGGACCTCCTGCCCTGACCGTGATGGGGGCTATTCAAAGCCCCCGCCTCTGCCTCCGCGCCGGCGCTCGGCTGCCGGCAGTGCAGCGGGGTCCCCCGTGCCCAGCCTCTCGCTGGCtttgcaggagagcccagtgtctCCGGAGacagcctgcttttcaaagctacaCAACTGGTACGGGCAGGAGATTGCGGTGCTGAGACGGGAatggctggagaggcagcagAGGGGAAACCTGTGA